From Candidatus Rokuibacteriota bacterium, a single genomic window includes:
- a CDS encoding Uma2 family endonuclease — protein MGFSLNEMDAIPVPTKRWARVEYERLVDRAVFQPGDRVELVGGQLVVREPQGSPHAVAVQLAEDALRVAFGPGWVVRVQMPVALDDESEPEPDVAVCAGSPRDYLAGHPSRPVLLVEVAEASLAFDREHKGSLYARAHVPDYWIVNLVDHVLEVHRDPAPSADAPYGWRFSTRRSLGATDTVSPLAVPRARIPIADLLP, from the coding sequence ATGGGGTTTAGCCTGAACGAGATGGATGCGATTCCGGTTCCGACCAAGCGCTGGGCGCGGGTGGAATACGAGCGCCTCGTGGATCGGGCTGTCTTCCAGCCCGGCGACCGCGTCGAGCTCGTCGGCGGTCAGCTGGTCGTGCGGGAACCGCAGGGGAGCCCGCACGCGGTAGCCGTTCAGCTCGCTGAAGACGCTTTACGGGTGGCGTTTGGACCCGGTTGGGTGGTGCGGGTGCAGATGCCGGTGGCGCTCGACGACGAGTCAGAGCCCGAGCCCGACGTGGCCGTCTGCGCCGGGAGCCCGCGCGACTACCTGGCCGGTCATCCCTCCCGGCCCGTCCTCCTCGTCGAGGTGGCTGAGGCCAGCCTGGCCTTCGACCGGGAGCACAAGGGCAGCCTCTACGCCCGGGCGCATGTGCCCGACTACTGGATCGTGAACCTCGTGGACCACGTGCTCGAGGTCCACCGCGACCCCGCGCCCTCCGCCGACGCTCCGTACGGGTGGCGTTTCAGCACTCGGCGAAGCCTCGGCGCGACCGACACCGTCTCGCCGCTGGCCGTCCCTCGAGCCCGCATCCCCATCGCTGATCTGCTGCCCTAG
- a CDS encoding IS630 family transposase — protein sequence MRAVALLQSGKTYQSIAATLNASISSVVRWAQVHRKGGVKALRPKPAPGRPPMLTPRQKRRLLQLLVQGPLSEGYATDLWTLPRIATLIRKHFGTRYHPGHVWRVMRGLGWTCQKPERRALQRDENAIARWKTQAWPRIKKSPKTWGPSRLPRRKRLPPHP from the coding sequence GTGCGCGCCGTCGCCCTGCTTCAGTCCGGCAAGACCTATCAATCAATCGCCGCGACCCTGAACGCGTCAATCAGTTCGGTGGTGCGCTGGGCGCAAGTGCATCGCAAGGGTGGCGTGAAAGCGCTCCGGCCCAAGCCTGCGCCTGGGCGTCCGCCGATGCTGACACCGCGACAGAAGCGCCGCTTGTTGCAGTTGCTGGTACAGGGGCCCTTGTCCGAAGGATATGCGACAGACCTGTGGACCCTGCCGCGCATCGCCACGCTGATCCGGAAACATTTCGGGACACGCTATCATCCAGGCCATGTGTGGCGGGTGATGCGGGGCTTGGGCTGGACGTGTCAGAAGCCGGAGCGGCGGGCGCTGCAACGGGACGAGAACGCCATCGCGCGCTGGAAGACACAGGCGTGGCCGCGGATAAAAAAAAGCCCAAAGACTTGGGGCCCATCTCGTCTTCCTCGACGAAAGCGGCTTCCTCCTCATCCCTAA
- a CDS encoding transposase encodes MPNVRKTWAPIGQTPVFTHSYRRDRISVISSITVSPSGRHLGLSCRFHAINITGVEVIRFLRHLLRHLRGPVVLLWDGGTIHKRVIVEHFLRKHTRLHVYRFPSYAPELNPDEFVWTKAKHALSNGAPHDLPQLGTQLRRSIHRIRGSQRLLWSCIHASDLPWPRA; translated from the coding sequence ATCCCTAACGTCCGCAAGACCTGGGCGCCGATCGGACAGACCCCGGTGTTCACACACAGCTATCGACGGGATCGCATATCCGTCATCTCCAGTATCACCGTGTCCCCATCCGGGCGGCATCTCGGGCTGTCCTGTCGTTTCCACGCGATCAACATCACCGGCGTGGAGGTTATCAGGTTCTTGCGCCACCTTCTCCGGCATCTGCGTGGACCGGTGGTGCTCCTGTGGGACGGCGGCACCATCCACAAGCGCGTCATCGTCGAACACTTCCTGCGCAAGCACACACGGCTTCACGTCTATCGGTTCCCGTCCTACGCCCCGGAACTCAACCCGGACGAGTTTGTCTGGACCAAGGCCAAGCACGCGCTCTCCAATGGTGCGCCGCACGACCTCCCCCAGCTTGGGACGCAGCTGCGCCGTTCTATCCACCGCATTCGCGGGTCCCAGCGATTGCTGTGGTCCTGCATCCACGCGTCCGATCTGCCGTGGCCACGCGCCTAG
- a CDS encoding hydantoinase B/oxoprolinase family protein, which produces MDPITLDICWNRLIGVVNEQAAALMRTSFTSIVREAGDLSAGVFDRRGWMVAQAVTGTPGHINSMALAMKHILDAYPVEAFEPGDVVITNDPWKTSGHLNDVTIASPVFRGRDLVAFFASTCHSADIGGHVLSAEAREVYEEGLFIPIMKLYEAGRINRALETMIRANVRVPELVMGDFHAQIAGGAVGGLRLLEFMEEFGFERLEPLSDEIVARTERAMREAIGRLRPGRYEYSLTSDGFGEPLTVRCRCEVAGDSLWVDFAGSSPASRRGVNVVMNYTEAYTTYGVKVIVSPDVPNNEGAFRVLRITAPEGSILNVQHPAPVAARHVVGHFLPHVVAGALKQALPDRVMAEGSANIWGIQLSGKDRARTPFVYTFFGSGGTGARPTKDGLSATAFPSGVLGTPVEVVETLAPLLVERKALRDGSGGDGRFRGGLGQALAFRVLSDEPATCSVLCDRTTVPAQGFFGGLPGATGQVLINGKAPANPKAEQTLRPGDLIEILMPGGGGYGPPAERDPALRARDLLEGYVTG; this is translated from the coding sequence ATGGACCCCATCACGCTGGACATCTGCTGGAACCGGCTGATCGGCGTCGTCAACGAGCAGGCGGCGGCGCTCATGCGCACCTCGTTCACCTCGATCGTGCGCGAGGCGGGCGACCTCTCGGCCGGCGTGTTCGACCGGCGAGGCTGGATGGTCGCGCAGGCCGTCACCGGCACGCCCGGGCACATCAACTCCATGGCGCTCGCAATGAAGCACATCCTCGACGCCTACCCCGTCGAGGCCTTCGAGCCCGGCGACGTGGTCATCACCAACGACCCCTGGAAGACCTCGGGGCATCTCAACGACGTCACGATCGCGAGCCCGGTCTTCCGCGGCCGCGACCTCGTCGCCTTCTTCGCCTCGACCTGCCACTCGGCCGACATCGGCGGTCACGTCCTCTCCGCCGAGGCGCGCGAGGTCTACGAGGAAGGGCTCTTCATCCCGATCATGAAGCTGTACGAAGCCGGCAGGATCAACCGCGCGCTCGAGACCATGATCCGCGCCAACGTGCGGGTGCCCGAGCTCGTCATGGGCGACTTCCACGCCCAGATCGCGGGCGGCGCCGTCGGCGGCCTACGCCTGCTCGAGTTCATGGAGGAGTTCGGCTTCGAGCGGCTCGAGCCGCTGTCGGACGAGATCGTGGCCCGCACAGAGCGGGCCATGCGCGAGGCCATCGGCCGCCTCAGGCCAGGGCGCTACGAGTACTCGCTGACGTCCGACGGCTTCGGCGAGCCGCTGACCGTCCGGTGCCGCTGCGAGGTGGCGGGCGACAGCCTCTGGGTGGACTTCGCCGGCTCCTCGCCCGCGAGCCGCCGCGGCGTCAACGTGGTGATGAACTACACCGAGGCCTACACGACCTACGGCGTCAAGGTCATCGTCAGCCCCGACGTGCCGAACAACGAGGGCGCCTTCCGCGTGCTCAGGATCACGGCGCCCGAGGGCAGCATTTTGAACGTCCAGCACCCGGCGCCCGTCGCCGCGCGCCACGTCGTCGGCCACTTCCTGCCCCACGTCGTGGCGGGCGCGCTCAAGCAGGCCTTGCCCGACCGCGTGATGGCCGAGGGCTCGGCCAACATCTGGGGCATCCAGCTCTCGGGCAAGGACCGCGCGAGAACGCCGTTCGTCTACACCTTCTTCGGCTCAGGCGGCACGGGGGCGCGGCCGACGAAAGACGGGCTCAGCGCCACCGCCTTCCCCTCCGGAGTCCTCGGCACGCCCGTCGAGGTCGTGGAGACCTTGGCGCCGCTCCTGGTCGAGCGGAAGGCGCTCCGCGACGGCTCGGGCGGCGACGGGCGCTTCCGCGGGGGGCTGGGCCAGGCGCTGGCCTTCCGCGTGCTCTCCGACGAGCCCGCGACCTGCTCCGTCCTCTGCGACCGGACGACCGTCCCCGCGCAAGGCTTCTTCGGCGGCCTGCCCGGCGCCACGGGACAGGTGCTCATCAACGGGAAAGCGCCCGCGAACCCCAAGGCCGAGCAGACGCTCAGGCCGGGCGATCTCATCGAGATCCTGATGCCGGGCGGCGGCGGCTACGGCCCGCCCGCCGAGCGCGATCCCGCGCTCCGCGCCCGCGACTTGCTCGAGGGCTACGTCACCGGATAG
- a CDS encoding hydantoinase/oxoprolinase family protein, with protein MTSPARYARIGVDIGGTFTDLVWVDDATGAVQVDKLLTTPKDPSQAVEQGVVTLLNDAGGRAADVRSLIHGTTLATNALIERKGARTGLLTTEGFRDAVEIGREGRYDMYDLFIDQPAPLVPRHLRLEVKERIMADGSVLTPLDEPSARAAIARLKDAGVEAVAICLLHAYRNPAHERMLSALCAELLPAVPVSCSSEVVPEIREYERTSTTCANVYVMPLMSRYLDNLERKLQDLGVPGHFYIMLSAGGIATPETAKRVPIRLVESGPAAGALAAARMARELGEPRLLSFDMGGTTAKACVIDGGEPLLAREFEVARADRFKKGSGLPIRVPCIEMIEVGAGGGSLARVDRMGLLKVGPESAGADPGPACYAQGGQVPTVTDADLLLGYLDPGFFLGGRMRLDVEAARRAVEEKIAGPMGLSLTDAAWGIHRVVNENMAGAARVHGIERGKDLRAYPLFAFGGAGPVHAWQVGRILKVPRVLIPFGAGAMSAYGLLAAPLAFDFVRTAPQRLDAADWAQISRVFGEMEAEGRRILRGAEVPDASVRIRRTAEMHYTGQGHEVEVEVPQGALEVSSLAAITANFETAYRALYSRIPMGVPIEALNWRVVVSGPVPDISVSGLKPGAPAAGAAKPVTKATRKAYFPEARGYVDTPVYDRYALAPGATFVGPVIIEERESTTVVGPGARVSVDARLTLIMEPGEAV; from the coding sequence ATGACATCCCCTGCGCGGTACGCACGCATCGGCGTCGACATCGGCGGCACCTTCACGGACCTCGTCTGGGTGGACGATGCCACCGGCGCCGTCCAGGTCGACAAGCTCCTCACGACCCCCAAGGACCCTTCGCAGGCCGTCGAGCAGGGCGTGGTCACGCTCCTCAACGACGCGGGCGGCCGCGCGGCCGACGTGCGCTCGCTGATCCACGGCACGACGCTCGCCACCAACGCGCTCATCGAACGCAAGGGCGCCCGGACGGGGCTCCTGACCACGGAGGGCTTCCGCGACGCGGTCGAGATCGGGCGCGAGGGCCGCTACGACATGTACGACCTCTTCATCGACCAGCCGGCGCCACTGGTGCCGCGCCACCTGAGGCTGGAGGTCAAAGAACGCATCATGGCCGACGGCAGCGTGCTCACGCCGCTGGACGAGCCGAGCGCCCGCGCCGCCATCGCCCGGCTCAAAGACGCCGGCGTCGAGGCCGTCGCGATCTGCCTCCTGCACGCCTACCGCAACCCCGCCCACGAGCGCATGCTGAGTGCTCTCTGTGCCGAGCTGCTGCCCGCGGTGCCCGTGTCCTGCTCTTCTGAGGTCGTGCCGGAGATTCGGGAGTACGAGCGGACCTCGACCACCTGCGCCAACGTCTACGTCATGCCGCTCATGTCCCGGTACCTCGACAACCTCGAGCGCAAGCTCCAGGACCTGGGCGTCCCCGGGCACTTCTACATCATGCTCTCGGCCGGCGGCATCGCCACGCCCGAGACCGCGAAGCGCGTGCCCATCCGACTCGTCGAGTCTGGCCCGGCGGCGGGGGCGCTGGCCGCGGCGCGCATGGCGCGCGAGCTCGGAGAGCCGCGCCTCCTCTCCTTCGACATGGGCGGCACCACGGCCAAGGCCTGCGTCATCGACGGCGGCGAGCCGCTGCTCGCGCGCGAGTTCGAGGTCGCGCGGGCCGACCGCTTCAAGAAGGGCTCGGGCCTGCCCATCCGCGTCCCCTGTATCGAGATGATCGAGGTCGGCGCGGGGGGCGGGTCGCTGGCGCGGGTGGACCGCATGGGCCTCCTCAAGGTCGGGCCGGAGAGCGCGGGCGCGGACCCTGGCCCTGCGTGCTATGCCCAAGGCGGGCAGGTACCGACGGTCACGGACGCAGACCTCCTCCTCGGTTACCTCGACCCCGGTTTCTTCCTCGGCGGCCGCATGCGCCTCGACGTGGAAGCGGCACGGCGCGCCGTGGAGGAGAAGATCGCCGGGCCGATGGGCTTGTCCCTGACCGACGCGGCCTGGGGCATCCACCGCGTGGTCAACGAGAACATGGCCGGGGCCGCGCGGGTACACGGCATCGAGCGCGGCAAGGACCTGCGCGCGTATCCCCTCTTCGCCTTCGGCGGCGCGGGCCCGGTGCACGCCTGGCAGGTCGGGCGCATCCTGAAAGTACCGCGCGTGTTGATTCCTTTTGGCGCAGGAGCAATGTCGGCCTACGGGCTCCTGGCGGCGCCGCTCGCCTTCGACTTCGTGCGCACAGCGCCCCAGCGCCTCGACGCCGCCGACTGGGCGCAGATCAGCCGGGTCTTCGGAGAGATGGAGGCCGAGGGGCGGCGGATCCTGCGCGGCGCGGAAGTGCCGGATGCGTCCGTGCGCATTCGCCGCACGGCGGAGATGCACTACACGGGCCAGGGGCACGAGGTCGAGGTCGAGGTGCCTCAGGGCGCGCTGGAGGTCTCGAGCCTCGCCGCCATCACGGCCAACTTCGAGACGGCGTACCGCGCGCTCTACAGCCGGATCCCCATGGGCGTCCCCATCGAGGCGCTCAACTGGCGCGTCGTGGTCTCGGGCCCGGTGCCCGACATCTCAGTGTCCGGTCTCAAGCCTGGCGCTCCGGCGGCGGGGGCGGCCAAGCCCGTGACGAAGGCCACGCGCAAGGCGTACTTCCCCGAGGCGCGAGGCTACGTGGACACGCCCGTCTACGACCGCTACGCTCTCGCGCCCGGGGCCACGTTCGTCGGCCCCGTCATCATCGAGGAGCGCGAGTCCACCACCGTGGTCGGCCCCGGCGCGCGCGTCAGCGTAGACGCTCGGCTGACGCTCATCATGGAACCGGGGGAGGCGGTGTGA
- a CDS encoding FAD-binding oxidoreductase, with protein sequence MRTADAVIVGGGVTGCSLAFQLAGAGVKRVLVLERRFLGSGGTGRSVGIIRQLYPTPETTQMVLRSLAVFERFGESVGGESGFVRSGVLIGVASAMRPALEKTLALQRALGVSAEILEPRDLGRVEPRIDAAGLGAVLYEPGSGYGDPSAVTTGYADAARKRGVAIEQGVEVTAIRQARGSVTGVVTASGEEIAAPVVVNAAGLWSPALGRLAGVELPIVIGRHPVFVLERDTGFGRSHMVYLDLHGGSYVKPETGGLTLTGSLTDDETQHPMDPELLGAEPSFEEAEAVLERTSRALPALGTARYARGWAGAFDITPDWMPILDESAVKGFFIAAGMSGHGFKLAPAVGEMMAALIVGEAPPVSPAPFRLDRFAGSAAGGTFVSSYLG encoded by the coding sequence ATGAGGACCGCCGACGCCGTCATCGTCGGCGGCGGCGTCACCGGCTGCTCGCTCGCCTTCCAGCTCGCGGGAGCCGGCGTCAAGCGCGTCCTGGTGCTGGAGCGCCGCTTTCTCGGCTCGGGAGGCACCGGCCGCTCGGTCGGCATCATCCGCCAGCTCTACCCCACGCCTGAGACGACGCAGATGGTCCTGCGGTCGCTCGCCGTCTTCGAGCGCTTCGGCGAGTCGGTGGGCGGAGAGTCGGGCTTTGTCCGCAGCGGTGTGCTGATCGGCGTCGCCTCCGCCATGCGCCCCGCCCTCGAGAAGACCTTGGCGCTTCAACGCGCTCTCGGTGTCAGCGCCGAGATTCTCGAGCCGCGCGACCTTGGCCGCGTCGAGCCGCGCATCGATGCTGCCGGGCTCGGCGCCGTGCTCTACGAGCCCGGCTCAGGCTATGGCGACCCCTCTGCCGTCACCACAGGCTATGCCGATGCGGCGCGCAAGCGGGGCGTGGCCATCGAGCAGGGCGTAGAGGTGACGGCGATCCGCCAGGCGCGCGGCAGTGTCACGGGCGTCGTGACGGCCTCCGGCGAGGAGATCGCCGCTCCCGTCGTCGTGAATGCCGCCGGGCTCTGGTCCCCCGCTCTGGGCCGCCTCGCAGGGGTCGAGCTGCCGATCGTCATCGGCAGGCATCCGGTCTTCGTCCTTGAGCGTGATACCGGCTTCGGCCGGTCCCACATGGTCTACCTCGACCTCCACGGCGGCAGCTACGTGAAGCCCGAGACGGGCGGGCTCACGCTGACGGGCTCGCTCACCGACGACGAGACGCAGCACCCGATGGATCCGGAGCTGCTCGGCGCCGAGCCGAGCTTCGAGGAGGCGGAGGCGGTGCTCGAGCGCACGAGCCGTGCGCTGCCCGCCCTCGGCACCGCCCGCTACGCCCGCGGCTGGGCCGGCGCCTTCGACATCACGCCGGACTGGATGCCCATTCTCGACGAGTCGGCGGTGAAAGGTTTCTTCATCGCCGCCGGCATGTCGGGCCACGGCTTCAAGCTCGCCCCTGCGGTGGGCGAGATGATGGCGGCCTTGATCGTAGGCGAAGCGCCGCCGGTCAGCCCGGCGCCTTTTCGCCTCGACCGCTTTGCCGGCAGCGCGGCGGGCGGGACTTTCGTGTCCTCGTACCTCGGCTGA
- a CDS encoding MOSC domain-containing protein produces MAHGRIVQISVSLGGVPKLRVAAARVTELGLEGDQHRDMEHHGGPERALCLFALEQIRVLQAEGHDVSPGAIGENLTVEGLDWECVTPGVRLELGAGVLIEVTRYTSPCFNIKKNFANGDFSRVSQKHHQGSSRVYARVLRTGSISQGDTVRLVNLAPA; encoded by the coding sequence GTGGCGCACGGCCGCATCGTTCAGATCAGCGTCTCGCTTGGCGGAGTCCCCAAGCTCCGGGTCGCGGCGGCGCGAGTAACGGAGCTGGGGCTCGAGGGCGACCAGCACCGCGACATGGAGCACCACGGCGGTCCCGAGCGCGCGCTCTGCCTGTTTGCGCTCGAGCAGATCCGCGTCCTCCAGGCCGAAGGACACGACGTCTCTCCCGGCGCCATCGGCGAGAACCTGACCGTCGAGGGCCTCGATTGGGAGTGCGTGACACCGGGCGTGCGCCTCGAGCTGGGCGCGGGCGTCCTGATCGAGGTGACCCGCTATACCTCCCCGTGCTTCAACATCAAGAAGAACTTCGCCAACGGTGACTTCTCGCGCGTTTCCCAGAAGCACCACCAGGGCTCGAGCCGCGTCTACGCCCGCGTGCTCAGGACGGGCAGCATCAGCCAGGGCGATACGGTCCGGCTCGTCAACCTAGCACCAGCATGA